The Paramixta manurensis region CAATGAAATGTACCGGTATCAACAGCTTGAAGCTGCGCTGGATGAGGATGAAATGGAAAAAGGAGTTCCACATGGTTAAGGTTGCGCGGCTGTGGCCGACGCTCAGGCGGCTACTGGCTTATGGTAAACCCTGGCGCAAATCTCTTGGCCTGGCGGTATTAATGTTGTGGATTGCCGCTGCCGCTGAAGTATTGGGGCCGGTGCTGGTCAGCTATTTTATTGACCATATGGTGGCGAAACATCACTTTCCGTTAGGAATAATAAGTGGCCTGGCGGTGAGTTTCATTTTACTTCAGCTACTGGCGGCGGCGCTGCATTATTACCAGGCGCTGCTGTTCAATCAGGCGGCGGTTGGCGTGGTGCAACGGCTACGTACCGATATTATGGATGCGGCGTTGCGCCAGCCGTTAAGCGCGTTCGATACGCAACCGGTCGGGCAAATTATCTCACGCGTTACCAACGATACCGAAGTGGTGAAAGATCTCTACGTCACGGTGGTGGCGACAGTATTGCGCAGCGCGGCGCTAATTGGCGCGATGCTGGTGGCGATGTTTAGCCTTGATTGGCGTATGGCGCTGGTTGCACTGGTTATCTTTCCACTGGTGCTAACGGTAATGATGATTTACCAACGCTACAGTACGCCGATTGTTCGGCGCGTGCGTAGTTACTTAGCCGATATTAATAATGGCTTTAACGAAGTCATTAACGGAATGAGCGTCATCCAGCAGTTTCGTCAACAAGCTCGTTTTGGCGAGCGGATGGGGGAGGCTAGCCGTTCGCACTATCTGGCGCGTATGGAGACGTTGCGGCTGGATGGGTTCTTGTTACGCCCACTGTTAAGCCTTTTTTCCGCCCTCATTTTATGTGGTTTGGTATTACTGTTCAGCTTCTCACCGAGCGGCGTCTTCGAGGTGGGGGTGTTATATGCCTTTATTAGTTACCTCGGGCGGTTAAATGAACCGTTAATTGAGCTGACCACGCAACAATCAATGCTACAGCAGGCGGTGGTTGCCGGTGAGCGCATTTTTGAGTTGATGGATGCGCCACGCCAGCATTACGGCAATGACACACTCCCCTTAGCAAGCGGTCGAATTGACGTCGAGCATGTGAGCTTCGCGTACCGTGACGATCGTTATGTATTGACCGATATTAACCTCACGGTGCCGTCACGAGGTTTTGTAGCATTGGTCGGGCATACCGGTAGTGGCAAGAGTACGCTGGCGAATTTACTGATGGGGTACTATCCACTTTCGCAAGGAGATATTCGCCTTGATGGTCGTCCATTGGCGGGGTTGAGCCACCAGGCGTTGCGGCAAGGGGTCGCGATGGTTCAACAAGATCCGGTAGTGTTAGCCGAATCTTTCTATGCCAATGTCACGCTTGGACGGGATATTAGTGAGGATGAAGTGTGGCGGGTACTGGAAACCGTGCAGCTTGCGCCGCTGGCGCGCAGCCTGAGTGAGGGCATCCATACCCGACTGGGTGAACAAGGCAATAACCTCTCCGTTGGGCAGA contains the following coding sequences:
- a CDS encoding SmdB family multidrug efflux ABC transporter permease/ATP-binding protein, which encodes MVKVARLWPTLRRLLAYGKPWRKSLGLAVLMLWIAAAAEVLGPVLVSYFIDHMVAKHHFPLGIISGLAVSFILLQLLAAALHYYQALLFNQAAVGVVQRLRTDIMDAALRQPLSAFDTQPVGQIISRVTNDTEVVKDLYVTVVATVLRSAALIGAMLVAMFSLDWRMALVALVIFPLVLTVMMIYQRYSTPIVRRVRSYLADINNGFNEVINGMSVIQQFRQQARFGERMGEASRSHYLARMETLRLDGFLLRPLLSLFSALILCGLVLLFSFSPSGVFEVGVLYAFISYLGRLNEPLIELTTQQSMLQQAVVAGERIFELMDAPRQHYGNDTLPLASGRIDVEHVSFAYRDDRYVLTDINLTVPSRGFVALVGHTGSGKSTLANLLMGYYPLSQGDIRLDGRPLAGLSHQALRQGVAMVQQDPVVLAESFYANVTLGRDISEDEVWRVLETVQLAPLARSLSEGIHTRLGEQGNNLSVGQKQLLAMARVLVAAPQILILDEATANIDSGTEQAIQRALRLVRQQTTLVVIAHRLSTITEADTILVLHRGQAVERGTHQALLAQQGRYWQMYQLQLAGDELASGIVASVTD